A portion of the Acidisarcina polymorpha genome contains these proteins:
- the hemC gene encoding hydroxymethylbilane synthase — translation MIRIGSRGSQLALWQSNHIAAALRANGHHVEIEIIRTTGDRLQEVTFAEVGTKGMFTKEIEEALIAERIDLAVHSLKDLPTELAPEFTLAALPERADPRDAFVSVDFHSFFDLPAGAKVGSSSPRRQTQLRTLRHDLEYIEFRGNVDTRLRKLQEGQAQAIILAASGLDRLGRTEWIRQRFDPEQLCPAPGQGALAIECRAADAATHQALAFLDHPDTRFAVTAERAALNALGGGCQVPIGVYCRREGDTFRIHGVVASNPGSSRGGEAHISASTTGSQAEELGRTLAAVLLRNGAESILFANQYKP, via the coding sequence TTGATCCGGATCGGCTCGCGCGGCTCCCAACTGGCCCTCTGGCAATCCAACCACATCGCCGCAGCATTGCGGGCGAACGGGCATCACGTCGAGATCGAGATCATCCGCACCACCGGCGACCGGCTGCAAGAGGTCACCTTTGCCGAGGTCGGCACCAAAGGCATGTTCACTAAGGAGATCGAAGAGGCGCTGATCGCCGAGCGCATCGACCTTGCCGTCCACAGCCTCAAGGATTTGCCCACCGAGCTCGCGCCTGAATTTACTCTCGCCGCTCTACCGGAGCGCGCCGACCCGCGCGATGCCTTCGTCTCCGTCGACTTTCACTCCTTCTTCGACCTGCCTGCCGGCGCGAAGGTCGGCAGTAGCAGTCCGCGCCGCCAAACCCAGCTGCGCACACTGCGTCACGATCTCGAATACATCGAATTTCGCGGCAACGTCGATACCCGGCTGCGCAAACTCCAGGAAGGCCAGGCGCAGGCCATCATCCTCGCCGCCAGCGGCCTCGATCGCCTCGGTCGCACGGAGTGGATTCGCCAGCGCTTCGATCCTGAGCAGCTCTGTCCGGCGCCCGGGCAGGGTGCGCTGGCCATTGAATGCCGCGCCGCCGACGCCGCCACCCACCAGGCGCTCGCCTTCCTCGACCACCCCGATACCCGCTTCGCCGTTACCGCCGAACGCGCCGCCCTCAACGCCCTCGGTGGCGGCTGCCAGGTTCCCATCGGCGTCTATTGCCGCCGCGAAGGCGACACCTTCCGCATCCACGGAGTCGTCGCCAGCAACCCAGGGAGTAGCCGAGGCGGCGAAGCCCATATTTCCGCCAGCACCACCGGCTCACAAGCCGAAGAACTCGGCCGCACGCTCGCCGCCGTGCTGCTCAGAAACGGCGCAGAAAGCATCCTCTTCGCCAACCAGTACAAACCATGA
- the hemA gene encoding glutamyl-tRNA reductase, translating to MSSGGLLLFGVNHKTAPVELREQLAIPESRLAEATRWLVQTPGVREAMILSTCNRVELLVCPKAGAPDLLGFFNDFFDVDHTLLKPHVYEYRQDEAVRHLFRVASSLDSMVLGEPQILGQVKEAYAVARSVGAVQSGLEKLLQNAFNVAKRVRNETQIGSSSVSIASIAVDLAEKIFGSLENKKVFLVGAGKMSELAARHLVQRGASSIYVANRTHDRAIRLAAQFGGQVIRFDDLYTTADRADIIITSTGSPQPIFRPEHGAQFIHRRRNRPMFFIDIAVPRDVDPEMNRVEGIFLYDIDDLQSVAATNQIDRVREAEQAESIIAFEVERYQRHLNTLDAVPVIRNLQQAAETMRQSELRKAESRLRSVSAEPLSDAQWAAVEAMTRGLMNKFLHPTLQAIKAAAAEGDTARLETFRSTFDVQRAAAYLPSHAVPPALADASVDSESSARPERSSDPEKES from the coding sequence ATGAGTTCTGGCGGCCTGCTGCTGTTTGGGGTAAACCACAAGACCGCTCCCGTCGAATTGCGCGAGCAGTTGGCCATCCCGGAATCCCGCCTCGCCGAGGCCACCCGTTGGCTCGTCCAGACCCCCGGCGTGCGCGAGGCGATGATCCTCTCCACCTGCAACCGGGTTGAGTTGCTCGTCTGTCCAAAGGCCGGAGCGCCCGACCTGCTCGGCTTCTTCAACGATTTCTTTGACGTCGACCACACCCTCCTTAAACCGCACGTCTACGAGTACCGTCAGGACGAGGCCGTCCGGCACCTCTTCCGCGTCGCCTCCAGCCTCGACTCCATGGTCCTCGGCGAACCCCAAATTCTCGGCCAGGTGAAAGAAGCCTACGCCGTCGCCCGCTCCGTCGGCGCCGTCCAATCCGGCCTCGAAAAGCTGCTCCAGAACGCCTTTAATGTCGCCAAACGAGTCAGGAACGAAACCCAGATCGGCAGTTCGTCCGTCTCCATTGCCTCGATAGCCGTCGACCTGGCCGAAAAGATCTTCGGTTCGCTCGAAAATAAGAAGGTCTTCCTCGTCGGCGCCGGCAAAATGAGCGAACTCGCTGCTCGCCATCTCGTCCAGCGTGGGGCTAGCTCCATCTACGTTGCCAACCGCACTCACGATCGCGCCATCCGCCTGGCCGCGCAGTTTGGCGGACAGGTTATCCGCTTCGACGACCTCTACACGACCGCCGATCGCGCCGACATCATCATCACCTCGACCGGATCGCCGCAGCCCATCTTCCGTCCCGAGCACGGAGCCCAGTTCATTCACCGGCGTCGCAACCGGCCGATGTTCTTCATCGATATCGCCGTACCCCGCGATGTCGACCCCGAGATGAACCGGGTTGAAGGGATCTTCCTCTACGACATCGACGATCTGCAATCGGTGGCGGCGACCAACCAGATCGACCGCGTCCGAGAGGCGGAGCAGGCCGAGTCCATCATCGCCTTCGAAGTCGAACGCTATCAACGCCACCTCAACACTCTGGACGCCGTGCCCGTCATCCGCAATCTCCAGCAGGCCGCCGAAACCATGCGCCAGTCCGAACTCCGCAAGGCTGAAAGCCGCTTGCGCAGTGTCTCCGCCGAGCCACTCTCTGACGCTCAGTGGGCAGCCGTCGAGGCCATGACCCGCGGGCTGATGAATAAGTTCCTGCACCCCACGCTCCAGGCCATCAAGGCCGCTGCCGCCGAGGGCGACACCGCTCGGCTGGAGACCTTTCGCTCCACCTTCGACGTGCAGCGGGCTGCCGCCTACCTGCCCTCGCACGCCGTTCCGCCCGCGCTTGCAGATGCCTCTGTCGACTCCGAGTCGTCCGCGCGCCCGGAACGATCCTCCGATCCGGAGAAGGAATCTTGA
- the ccsA gene encoding cytochrome c biogenesis protein CcsA yields the protein MFILWLRVAAFCYGIATVCALPAVLYTLPRWTRVFLMAATAGFVFHFVSIAEMLGEAHRWMPVGTREMQSLLGLLIVAAFLMIWLRYRALSFGLFALPLALLLILFPAIGLERYTFTSPVVRNGWIIVHVCALLAAYAALLFSLLASFLYLVQERRLKDRRKPSFLTWLPPLETINQIGQRALVIGFHCMTAGLLIGSIMAQSSVGPAYFLDPKVLLSFAMWLLYIGMLLVRRSTGLRGRRAVYWSSLVFLVMLTVWAANLFSSVHRFSVP from the coding sequence ATGTTTATTCTATGGCTCAGGGTCGCCGCGTTCTGCTACGGAATAGCGACCGTCTGCGCTCTGCCTGCCGTGCTCTATACCCTGCCTCGCTGGACCCGCGTCTTCCTGATGGCGGCTACCGCCGGTTTCGTCTTCCATTTTGTTTCGATCGCCGAGATGCTGGGCGAGGCCCATCGCTGGATGCCGGTCGGCACCCGCGAAATGCAGTCTCTGCTCGGGTTACTGATCGTTGCCGCATTCCTGATGATCTGGCTGCGCTATCGAGCCCTGTCCTTCGGACTCTTCGCCCTGCCGCTGGCGCTGCTGCTGATTCTCTTTCCCGCCATCGGGCTGGAAAGATACACCTTCACCTCGCCGGTGGTTCGCAACGGATGGATCATCGTCCACGTCTGCGCCTTGCTCGCGGCCTATGCGGCGCTGCTCTTCAGCCTCCTGGCCAGCTTTCTCTATCTCGTTCAGGAACGAAGGCTTAAGGACCGCCGGAAGCCGTCCTTCTTGACCTGGCTGCCACCCCTCGAAACCATCAACCAGATCGGCCAGCGGGCGTTGGTCATTGGCTTCCACTGCATGACGGCGGGCCTGCTGATCGGTTCGATCATGGCCCAGTCCAGCGTCGGCCCTGCCTACTTTCTCGATCCTAAAGTACTCTTATCTTTTGCCATGTGGCTGCTTTATATCGGCATGCTGCTGGTGCGGCGCAGCACCGGCCTGCGCGGCCGCCGGGCGGTTTATTGGTCGAGTCTGGTCTTTTTAGTGATGCTCACTGTCTGGGCCGCGAATCTATTCAGTTCAGTGCACAGGTTTTCCGTCCCATGA
- the mutS gene encoding DNA mismatch repair protein MutS gives MRQYAAAKRLHPDALLFFRMGDFYELFFEDATIASRELQIQLTSRDRERSVPMCGVPYHAAEGYLARLLRKGYRIAICEQMEDPKLTKKIVRREVTRVLTPGTAIDSGLSAEQNNFLASLYLDEGVAAIALLDLSTGEFRTTEFTGAAAIEQAVDELTKTKPAELLYEAAHPLFNDAASAESLKALAGIRTKTAIDAYAFTAEYAIPLLERQLGTHSLDGFGLTGHGAAAIAAGAVLHYVRNTQQSELGHIDSIRFYERSECLQLDQVTVRNLELVDTLFSDGSAQATLFHALDCCCTPMGKRLLRSSLLRPLADRGEILRRYDAVESLCAELIIREKLRSALDGILDLERLLGRISLETAKPRDLLALAVSLRKLPTLRGALEGLTADLWRSNLDRLDALEDVQSRVESTIVAEPPVTLADGGVIQHGVHAELDELRAISHSGRESIAAIEQRERTRTGIQSLKVRFNSVFGYYIEITKSQLGNVPDDYQRKQTLVNAERFTTPELKDFESRILTAHERCIEIEKQLAEELRQFVLAAGGRIRKSGAAIAEIDLLTNFAHLAALRNYTRPSIEDRCVLEVIGGRHPVVECMMEDAGEGRFVANDLYLDASRDAGGPAILLVTGPNMGGKSTYLRQAALLVILAQLGCFVPARSLRFGIVDRIYTRIGASDNLARGRSTFMVEMTETATILNTATERSLILLDEMGRGTATFDGLSLAWAALEHLHAKIGARTLFATHYHELTLLADQLPRLKNVRVGVKETPQGIVFLHAIEAGPASKSYGIEVARLAGLPASVLQRARMVLKQHERSERHNVAVETEAPLQMTMFTPLSQTIVDRLESTDIDTLTPLQALNLLEQLKAEIRGLRDGKGSG, from the coding sequence ATGCGTCAGTACGCGGCAGCCAAGCGCCTGCATCCCGATGCTCTGCTGTTTTTCCGGATGGGCGATTTCTACGAATTGTTCTTTGAAGACGCCACGATCGCGTCGCGTGAACTGCAGATCCAGCTGACCTCCCGCGACCGGGAGCGGTCGGTGCCGATGTGCGGAGTTCCCTACCATGCCGCAGAAGGATATCTAGCACGGCTGTTGAGAAAGGGCTACCGGATCGCCATCTGCGAGCAGATGGAGGACCCTAAGCTAACTAAGAAAATTGTCCGCCGCGAGGTGACGCGGGTGCTGACGCCGGGGACGGCGATCGACTCCGGGCTAAGCGCCGAACAGAACAACTTCCTGGCATCGCTGTATCTGGACGAGGGTGTGGCAGCGATCGCGCTGCTCGATCTCTCGACCGGGGAGTTTCGGACGACCGAGTTTACAGGCGCGGCGGCAATCGAGCAGGCGGTCGATGAGCTAACGAAAACCAAGCCGGCGGAGCTGCTCTATGAAGCGGCGCACCCGCTGTTCAACGACGCCGCGAGCGCGGAATCGCTGAAAGCGCTGGCCGGGATCCGCACCAAGACGGCAATTGATGCCTATGCCTTCACGGCGGAGTATGCGATTCCGCTGCTGGAACGGCAGCTGGGAACGCATTCGCTCGATGGCTTTGGACTGACGGGACATGGAGCGGCGGCAATTGCGGCGGGCGCGGTGCTCCACTATGTGCGGAATACCCAGCAGTCGGAGCTGGGGCACATCGACAGCATCCGGTTTTACGAGCGGTCGGAGTGCCTGCAGCTAGACCAGGTCACGGTCCGCAATCTGGAGCTGGTCGACACCCTGTTCAGCGACGGCTCCGCGCAGGCGACCTTGTTCCACGCCCTCGATTGCTGTTGCACACCGATGGGCAAACGGCTGCTCCGCTCGTCACTGCTGCGGCCTCTGGCGGATCGAGGCGAGATTCTGCGCCGCTACGATGCGGTCGAGTCGCTGTGCGCGGAACTGATCATTCGCGAAAAGCTACGCAGCGCTCTGGATGGCATTCTCGATCTGGAACGGCTTTTAGGACGGATCTCGCTCGAGACGGCGAAGCCTCGCGACCTGCTGGCCTTGGCAGTTTCGCTGCGAAAGCTGCCCACCTTGCGTGGTGCGCTCGAGGGGTTGACCGCGGATCTTTGGCGAAGCAATCTCGATCGGCTGGATGCGCTGGAAGACGTCCAGAGCCGGGTGGAATCGACCATTGTGGCGGAGCCGCCGGTGACGCTGGCGGATGGCGGAGTGATTCAGCATGGGGTGCATGCGGAACTCGATGAGCTGCGGGCGATCAGTCACTCGGGACGCGAGTCGATTGCGGCGATCGAGCAGCGGGAGCGGACGCGTACCGGCATTCAGTCCTTGAAGGTCCGGTTCAACTCAGTCTTCGGCTACTACATCGAGATCACCAAGTCACAGCTGGGAAATGTCCCGGACGATTATCAGCGGAAGCAAACTCTGGTGAACGCGGAGAGGTTTACGACTCCCGAACTGAAGGATTTTGAGAGCCGGATCTTGACCGCCCATGAACGCTGCATTGAGATCGAGAAGCAGCTGGCCGAGGAGCTGCGGCAGTTTGTGCTGGCTGCGGGCGGCCGCATTCGCAAGAGCGGGGCGGCGATTGCGGAGATCGATTTGCTGACGAATTTTGCGCACCTGGCTGCGCTCCGCAACTACACTCGGCCGTCGATTGAGGACCGCTGCGTTCTGGAAGTGATTGGCGGGCGGCATCCGGTTGTGGAATGCATGATGGAGGATGCCGGGGAGGGGCGTTTTGTGGCCAACGACCTCTATCTGGACGCAAGCCGGGATGCGGGAGGACCCGCGATTCTGCTGGTGACCGGGCCGAATATGGGCGGCAAGTCGACCTACCTGCGGCAGGCGGCGCTGCTGGTGATTCTGGCGCAGCTCGGGTGTTTCGTTCCCGCGCGAAGCCTGCGGTTTGGGATCGTCGACCGGATCTATACGCGCATCGGCGCGAGCGACAACCTGGCGCGCGGGCGGTCGACCTTTATGGTCGAGATGACGGAGACGGCGACCATTCTGAATACGGCGACGGAGCGCTCGTTGATCCTGCTTGATGAGATGGGCCGGGGGACGGCGACCTTCGATGGGCTCTCGCTGGCCTGGGCGGCGCTCGAGCACCTGCATGCGAAGATCGGCGCCCGAACTCTCTTCGCGACCCACTATCACGAGTTGACGCTGCTCGCCGACCAGCTGCCGCGTTTGAAGAACGTTCGCGTGGGGGTGAAGGAGACGCCGCAAGGCATTGTCTTTCTTCACGCGATTGAAGCAGGGCCGGCAAGCAAGAGCTATGGAATCGAAGTGGCGCGGCTCGCCGGATTGCCGGCCTCGGTGCTGCAGCGGGCGCGCATGGTGCTGAAGCAGCATGAACGCTCGGAGCGGCATAATGTGGCGGTTGAGACCGAAGCGCCCCTGCAGATGACCATGTTTACGCCACTCTCGCAGACGATCGTCGATCGGCTGGAGTCGACGGACATCGACACGCTGACGCCGCTCCAGGCATTGAATTTGCTGGAACAACTGAAAGCGGAGATCCGCGGCTTGCGCGACGGGAAAGGCAGCGGCTGA
- the nagZ gene encoding beta-N-acetylhexosaminidase: MIAIRKQVGQLLIVGLEGAVLTASERGWLKILDPGGVILFRRNIETVEQTLRLLEEASSVASTVLFRCVDLEGGLVDRLRDLLAPMPSAAAVGAAKKRSAAVKHGKLIGREAKMLGFNTVFAPVLDLGLEESRTVMRTRTVSADPEEVAAYADGFLSGLEQCEIVGCGKHFPGLGGGTLDSHQATPVIERSGETLWKNDLFPFRKLKARMPLVMVSHACYPAAGEQKPASISRYWITDVLTKRMGYRGLILSDDLEMGGVLSASSIEEASIQSVLAGTHLIEICKEPSLIFRAYEALLSEAERSTVFRRMVEAASRKISRAKRRLLSAAAVKPPSQLQMRAMVADVNAFRAKYPEP, from the coding sequence ATGATCGCGATTCGCAAACAAGTTGGGCAATTGCTGATCGTCGGTCTCGAAGGCGCGGTGCTTACGGCTTCGGAACGGGGGTGGTTGAAGATCCTCGATCCGGGCGGGGTGATCCTCTTTCGGAGGAACATCGAGACAGTTGAACAGACTCTTCGTCTGCTCGAAGAGGCTAGTTCGGTTGCCAGCACAGTTCTCTTTCGCTGCGTTGATCTGGAGGGCGGACTGGTCGACCGGCTTCGCGATTTGCTTGCGCCGATGCCTTCGGCGGCTGCGGTGGGCGCGGCGAAGAAGAGGTCCGCAGCCGTGAAACATGGCAAGCTGATCGGTCGCGAGGCGAAGATGCTGGGCTTCAACACGGTCTTTGCTCCGGTGCTCGATCTCGGCCTGGAAGAGTCGCGAACGGTGATGCGGACGCGGACGGTTTCGGCCGATCCGGAAGAAGTTGCGGCCTACGCAGATGGCTTTCTGTCAGGCCTTGAACAATGCGAAATAGTGGGCTGCGGGAAGCACTTCCCCGGGCTAGGAGGCGGGACGCTGGACTCGCATCAGGCGACGCCGGTGATCGAGCGCAGCGGGGAGACGCTCTGGAAGAATGATCTCTTCCCTTTTCGCAAGCTCAAGGCGCGGATGCCGCTGGTGATGGTCTCGCACGCATGCTACCCGGCGGCGGGGGAGCAGAAGCCTGCCTCGATCTCACGCTATTGGATCACGGATGTTCTGACGAAGCGGATGGGATATCGCGGCTTGATTCTCTCCGATGACCTGGAGATGGGGGGAGTCCTGAGCGCGTCCTCGATTGAAGAGGCTTCCATTCAGAGCGTACTTGCGGGGACGCATTTGATTGAAATCTGTAAGGAGCCTTCGCTGATTTTCCGGGCCTACGAAGCGCTGCTTTCGGAAGCGGAGAGATCGACGGTGTTTCGGCGCATGGTGGAGGCGGCGTCTCGCAAGATTTCACGGGCAAAGCGCAGACTACTGTCGGCCGCCGCGGTTAAGCCACCGTCACAGTTACAGATGCGCGCAATGGTCGCCGACGTCAATGCATTTCGAGCCAAATATCCTGAGCCGTAG